A region from the Beduinella massiliensis genome encodes:
- a CDS encoding HD domain-containing protein, with amino-acid sequence MANTIAQIRKDEKFEGYLLVRSAEQRTASSGKLYLDMTLGDRTGTINAKMWDGTVAPPPQGSIVQVRGTGNEFMGRMQLRVERVKVTGPEETVDMALLVPCAPELPETMMGEVRSTAESIVDSSLRALVLELLDQAGERLLTFPAAKQMHHAERSGLLHHMTGMLRCAKAIAAVYPWLNGDLLAAGVIVHDLAKLSEMDADTLGVVSDYTAQGKLIGHIVRGVVDIEKAGDKVGARKDVVLLLQHMVLSHHGIPEFGSPVAPKFPEAEVLNTIDTLDARLFEMQEALARTSPGGFSEKVWAMDNRQLYRIQD; translated from the coding sequence ATGGCAAACACCATAGCGCAGATTCGCAAGGACGAAAAATTTGAGGGGTATCTTCTGGTGCGCTCCGCGGAACAGCGGACGGCATCCAGCGGAAAGCTCTATCTGGATATGACGTTGGGCGACCGGACGGGAACCATCAACGCCAAGATGTGGGATGGCACGGTCGCGCCGCCGCCTCAGGGAAGCATCGTGCAGGTGCGCGGCACGGGCAACGAGTTCATGGGGCGCATGCAGCTTCGCGTGGAGCGCGTGAAGGTTACGGGCCCGGAGGAAACGGTGGACATGGCCCTGCTCGTCCCCTGCGCGCCCGAATTACCGGAGACGATGATGGGCGAGGTGCGCTCGACGGCGGAATCCATCGTGGACAGCAGCCTGCGCGCGTTGGTATTGGAACTGCTCGATCAGGCAGGCGAGCGCCTTCTCACGTTCCCGGCGGCGAAACAGATGCATCACGCGGAGCGCAGCGGCCTTTTGCATCACATGACGGGCATGCTGCGCTGCGCTAAGGCGATCGCGGCCGTCTATCCTTGGCTGAACGGGGACCTCCTCGCGGCGGGGGTCATCGTTCACGACCTGGCAAAGCTGAGCGAGATGGACGCCGATACGTTGGGCGTGGTTTCCGACTATACGGCGCAGGGCAAGCTCATCGGGCACATCGTGCGCGGCGTGGTGGACATCGAGAAGGCGGGAGATAAGGTCGGCGCGCGCAAGGACGTCGTGCTGCTGCTGCAGCATATGGTGCTTTCTCACCATGGAATCCCGGAATTTGGAAGCCCGGTGGCGCCTAAATTTCCGGAGGCAGAGGTGCTCAACACCATCGATACGCTGGACGCGCGCTTGTTTGAAATGCAGGAGGCGCTGGCGCGCACCTCGCCCGGCGGTTTTTCGGAGAAGGTCTGGGCAATGGACAACCGCCAGCTTTATAGGATTCAGGATTGA
- a CDS encoding DHH family phosphoesterase, translated as MFDTLLALCRDRPVYVQTHNFPDPDALASAHGLCRLLEASGIKAIACYDGQLDKRAGRKMVEVFGIKAVPVHELGSLEADAFVLCVDSQKGNGNITPLSVGIQACIDHHPIFVASDYVYQDIRTVGACATLVASYFREAGVSPDASTAACLLFGIQNDTRQFSRGVSSLDIDMFGYLNRLSNAAELRALTSSTMAFSDLKAYVSAIDTFRVYADVGFSEVEYPCSDDLIAMISDFFLSLDGINLSVVFNRRADGIKFSVRSKQDTVDAGKLTDLALRGLGSGGGHSYMAGGVITTEHESELGVYPDEIIRDLFLDALQRLRCDR; from the coding sequence ATGTTTGACACTTTGCTCGCCCTGTGCAGGGACCGGCCGGTCTACGTACAGACGCACAATTTCCCCGATCCGGACGCACTCGCGTCGGCACACGGCCTTTGCAGGTTGCTCGAGGCGTCAGGTATAAAGGCCATCGCATGCTACGACGGCCAGCTTGACAAGCGCGCGGGCCGCAAGATGGTGGAGGTCTTTGGCATCAAGGCCGTCCCCGTTCACGAGCTGGGCTCGTTGGAGGCGGACGCGTTCGTCCTCTGCGTGGACAGCCAGAAGGGAAATGGGAATATTACACCGCTCTCCGTCGGCATCCAGGCCTGTATCGATCATCACCCCATCTTTGTCGCTTCTGACTACGTCTATCAGGACATCCGAACCGTTGGGGCGTGCGCAACGCTCGTGGCGAGCTATTTTCGAGAAGCCGGCGTCTCTCCCGACGCCTCGACCGCTGCCTGCCTGCTGTTCGGCATTCAAAACGATACGCGGCAGTTCTCGCGCGGGGTGAGCAGTCTCGATATCGACATGTTCGGCTACTTAAACCGGCTCAGCAATGCCGCGGAACTGCGCGCCCTCACCTCCAGCACCATGGCCTTTTCCGACCTGAAGGCGTATGTGAGCGCGATCGACACGTTCCGCGTTTACGCAGACGTAGGCTTTTCGGAGGTCGAATATCCCTGCTCGGACGACCTGATCGCCATGATTTCCGACTTTTTTCTGTCGCTCGACGGAATCAACCTGTCCGTCGTCTTTAACCGCCGCGCAGACGGCATCAAGTTCTCCGTTCGCTCCAAGCAGGACACGGTAGACGCGGGCAAGCTGACCGATCTTGCCCTGCGAGGCCTCGGCAGCGGAGGCGGGCACTCCTACATGGCCGGCGGCGTGATAACCACGGAGCACGAATCGGAATTGGGCGTCTATCCCGACGAAATCATCCGCGATCTGTTTCTGGATGCGCTGCAGCGCCTCAGGTGCGATCGATAG
- a CDS encoding extracellular solute-binding protein, producing the protein MKKLLSLLLAFCLSLSLVSAFAEDNAVTFVFTKGGFEGIPEDDAIKQKIEEACDVTLNHIAPPAANYDEKVNIILSSNDLPDMIKLSQTHFNDMFDYADQGALMDLTDLVAEKCPNILKNVPEAALERCKVDGRLYGIPVWCSPQRMNFVVRQDWLDKLGLAVPTTLEELHDVMKAFVEQDPDGNGANDTYGYTGCGVESLEPFFGAYGFTGVAFSYWYEDESGALKPSALHPNAPKALALIKDWYDEGLIDPEFVILKNDSELNDKAMKNQWGFVYRWWTYEPKIEMEMQKVDPNVKFTRIAPPIGPDGQSGLRGVNLTNGVVVMLKNAKNVDACLRLLDWYHTEEGMMTTYTGVEGTHWEKKDDGTYVTLPQYEADQKWIQWYSAFESEWPLLMVETPLVQSRRDALQWPAITNAADGMLTDAELRYKTDLQDFVNTSYCNFITGKADLKEWDKFVEDFYAKGGSAWEQELNELKAQKDAQ; encoded by the coding sequence ATGAAGAAGTTGCTGTCCCTTTTACTGGCGTTTTGCCTGTCCCTGAGCCTCGTCTCCGCGTTCGCGGAGGACAACGCGGTGACGTTTGTGTTTACCAAGGGCGGATTCGAGGGCATTCCGGAGGACGACGCGATCAAACAGAAGATCGAAGAAGCCTGCGACGTGACGCTCAATCATATCGCCCCGCCCGCGGCCAACTACGACGAAAAGGTGAACATCATCCTCTCGTCCAACGACCTGCCGGACATGATCAAGCTGTCGCAGACGCATTTCAACGACATGTTCGACTATGCAGATCAGGGCGCGTTGATGGATTTGACCGACCTGGTCGCGGAGAAGTGCCCGAATATTTTGAAAAACGTTCCCGAAGCGGCGCTCGAACGCTGCAAGGTGGACGGCCGTCTCTACGGCATCCCGGTCTGGTGCAGCCCGCAGCGCATGAACTTCGTGGTGCGCCAGGACTGGCTGGATAAGCTGGGCCTCGCCGTCCCCACGACGCTGGAGGAGCTGCACGACGTGATGAAGGCGTTCGTGGAGCAGGACCCGGACGGCAACGGGGCGAACGATACCTATGGATACACGGGCTGCGGTGTGGAGAGTCTGGAGCCGTTCTTCGGGGCGTATGGATTCACAGGAGTCGCCTTTTCTTACTGGTATGAGGACGAAAGCGGCGCGCTGAAGCCGTCGGCGCTGCATCCCAACGCCCCGAAGGCGCTTGCGCTGATTAAGGACTGGTACGACGAGGGCCTGATCGATCCCGAGTTCGTCATCCTCAAGAACGACTCCGAGTTAAACGACAAGGCGATGAAGAACCAGTGGGGATTCGTCTATCGTTGGTGGACGTACGAGCCCAAGATCGAGATGGAGATGCAGAAGGTCGACCCGAACGTGAAGTTCACCCGCATTGCGCCGCCCATCGGCCCGGACGGACAGTCCGGACTGCGCGGTGTCAACCTGACGAACGGTGTCGTCGTCATGCTCAAGAACGCCAAGAACGTCGACGCCTGTCTGCGCCTGCTCGACTGGTACCATACCGAGGAGGGCATGATGACCACCTATACCGGCGTGGAAGGCACGCATTGGGAGAAGAAGGACGACGGCACCTACGTCACCCTACCGCAGTACGAGGCCGACCAGAAGTGGATTCAGTGGTATTCTGCGTTTGAAAGCGAGTGGCCGCTGCTGATGGTGGAAACGCCCCTGGTGCAGTCCCGCCGTGACGCGCTGCAATGGCCGGCGATTACAAATGCCGCCGACGGCATGCTGACGGACGCGGAGCTGCGCTACAAGACCGATCTGCAGGACTTTGTGAATACCTCCTACTGCAACTTTATCACCGGCAAGGCCGATCTGAAGGAATGGGATAAGTTTGTGGAGGACTTCTACGCCAAGGGCGGCTCCGCGTGGGAGCAGGAGCTCAACGAACTGAAGGCACAGAAGGACGCGCAATAG
- a CDS encoding RpiB/LacA/LacB family sugar-phosphate isomerase — MKIAVGSDHAGYELKQKVLGPLGEKGHEVTDFGSYDPQPVDFPDIARKICGAVLAGTCERGIMFCGTGVGAAIACNKMPGIRASVCHDLYTAHQCVEHDDVQVITLGGQIVGHTVALELIDLFLNAHFSQSEEFRRRVQKLADMDGGMP; from the coding sequence ATGAAAATCGCTGTCGGTTCGGATCATGCCGGTTATGAGCTGAAACAAAAGGTGCTGGGGCCCCTAGGAGAGAAGGGACATGAGGTCACAGACTTCGGAAGCTACGATCCGCAGCCTGTAGACTTCCCGGATATCGCGCGCAAAATATGCGGCGCGGTGCTGGCGGGGACGTGCGAGCGGGGCATCATGTTCTGCGGCACCGGCGTAGGGGCCGCGATCGCCTGCAACAAGATGCCGGGTATCCGCGCCAGCGTATGCCATGACCTCTACACCGCACACCAATGTGTGGAGCACGACGACGTTCAGGTCATCACCCTGGGCGGGCAGATCGTCGGTCACACCGTCGCGCTGGAGCTGATCGACCTGTTTCTTAACGCCCATTTTTCGCAAAGCGAGGAGTTCCGCCGCCGCGTGCAGAAGCTGGCTGACATGGACGGGGGCATGCCGTAA
- a CDS encoding ADP-ribosylglycohydrolase family protein, with protein MAITLRDKFRGCIMGAHIGSAMGAQVEGWTWQKIEEQCGFVEDFTPYEHYNNGWVREPGTTEDGIERQKLMITAIMEKGDRVTAEDVRAAWIEHANPNAGGLVSEPFEGILLAMAKTGIPARDLGKYCDYAGLNSFSRACHAIGLINAGNVETAKQDILEVGQLYQTSNSRGLQWACVTGVSIAAATRPDATVDGVLGAVYDNCDPDQVVRELDAQLKATAGMKDIREMRAYFDGVYNGFGMPYPFSYANEVVTKGLCIFQMVKGNTRDAILAGVNMGRDTDCVAAVAAGITGALGGTASIPQGWIDQLEKATRLNPHTNSQRTMVEHADGLYDAFKNRLRKEREYAEFMDIE; from the coding sequence ATGGCTATCACGCTGAGGGATAAATTCCGCGGCTGCATCATGGGCGCGCACATCGGTTCCGCGATGGGTGCGCAGGTAGAAGGATGGACCTGGCAGAAGATCGAGGAACAGTGCGGTTTCGTAGAGGACTTCACTCCCTATGAGCACTACAATAACGGATGGGTACGAGAGCCGGGCACCACAGAGGACGGCATCGAGCGTCAGAAGCTGATGATTACCGCGATCATGGAGAAGGGCGACCGCGTGACGGCGGAGGACGTGCGCGCCGCCTGGATCGAGCACGCGAATCCGAACGCAGGCGGGCTGGTTTCGGAGCCGTTCGAGGGAATCCTGTTGGCGATGGCCAAGACGGGCATCCCCGCACGCGATCTGGGCAAGTACTGCGACTACGCCGGGCTCAACAGCTTTTCCCGCGCTTGCCACGCCATCGGGCTGATTAATGCGGGCAACGTGGAGACGGCCAAGCAGGACATCCTGGAGGTCGGGCAGCTCTATCAGACCTCTAACAGCCGCGGTCTGCAATGGGCGTGCGTCACGGGCGTGTCCATCGCGGCGGCGACCCGCCCGGACGCGACGGTGGACGGCGTGCTGGGCGCGGTGTACGACAACTGCGATCCGGATCAGGTCGTGCGCGAACTGGACGCGCAGCTCAAGGCGACGGCGGGGATGAAGGACATCCGCGAGATGCGGGCGTACTTCGACGGCGTGTACAACGGCTTTGGCATGCCCTATCCCTTCAGCTACGCCAACGAGGTCGTCACCAAGGGCCTTTGCATCTTCCAGATGGTGAAGGGCAATACGCGGGATGCGATCCTTGCGGGCGTCAACATGGGCCGCGATACGGACTGCGTGGCTGCGGTAGCCGCGGGCATCACGGGCGCTTTGGGCGGAACAGCGTCTATCCCGCAGGGATGGATCGACCAGCTGGAGAAGGCGACACGTCTTAACCCGCACACCAACAGCCAGCGCACGATGGTGGAACACGCGGACGGGCTGTATGACGCCTTCAAGAATCGCCTGCGCAAGGAGCGCGAATACGCGGAGTTTATGGACATCGAATAA
- a CDS encoding glycoside hydrolase family 172 protein, producing MPEGNALDTLFLLRDSKTRRISSGDPKGSNDDAAHIAAGETYTVAQIEGSGIIRHIWCTLSSKDEDILSRAVLRMYWDGEETPSVEVPVGDFFGIGMGLTRNFVSEPLSMCPQDGRGFNCYFPMPFEKNARITLHNESPMPMNFFYYVDYELTPVESDYARFHAQWRREPDTDGIARKLGSALRERSARAGIDRPEDWPAGWDIENPDGVGNYTLLEATGRGHYVGCNLNIFNFEKQVNDWYGEGDDMIFIDGDPHPTLQGTGTEDYFNTAYCPRQEYSAPWHGLTVYSGNELGRPWMGANSMYRFHIKDPIRFDRSIRVTIEHGHANKLSNDYSSTAYWYQQEPHDPAYRLPSVDARLPRRNSDAK from the coding sequence TTGCCGGAAGGAAACGCTCTGGACACGCTCTTTCTCCTCCGCGACAGCAAAACCCGGAGAATCTCCAGCGGAGACCCCAAAGGCAGCAACGACGATGCCGCGCACATCGCCGCGGGCGAGACGTATACCGTCGCGCAGATCGAGGGAAGCGGCATCATCCGCCACATCTGGTGCACACTGAGCAGCAAGGACGAAGACATCCTGAGCCGCGCGGTTCTGCGGATGTATTGGGACGGCGAGGAGACCCCCAGCGTCGAAGTGCCGGTCGGGGATTTCTTCGGCATCGGCATGGGGCTGACGCGCAACTTTGTATCCGAGCCCCTCTCGATGTGTCCGCAGGATGGACGCGGGTTCAACTGCTACTTCCCCATGCCTTTTGAAAAGAACGCCCGAATCACCCTGCACAACGAGTCGCCCATGCCAATGAACTTCTTCTACTACGTGGATTATGAACTCACGCCCGTCGAATCCGACTACGCGCGCTTTCACGCGCAATGGCGACGCGAGCCGGACACGGACGGTATCGCCCGAAAGCTTGGCTCCGCCCTGCGTGAGCGCAGCGCGCGCGCAGGGATCGACCGCCCGGAAGACTGGCCCGCGGGCTGGGACATTGAAAACCCCGACGGCGTGGGCAATTACACCCTTTTAGAGGCGACCGGGCGCGGGCATTACGTGGGCTGCAACCTGAATATCTTTAACTTTGAAAAGCAGGTCAACGACTGGTACGGCGAGGGAGACGACATGATCTTCATCGATGGGGACCCGCATCCTACCCTTCAGGGCACGGGCACGGAGGATTACTTTAACACTGCCTATTGCCCCCGTCAGGAGTACAGCGCCCCCTGGCACGGCCTGACCGTCTACTCCGGCAACGAACTCGGCCGTCCCTGGATGGGGGCGAACAGCATGTATCGCTTTCACATCAAGGACCCCATTCGCTTTGATCGCTCTATCCGCGTGACGATCGAACACGGGCACGCCAACAAACTCTCCAACGATTATTCCAGCACCGCCTACTGGTACCAGCAGGAGCCGCACGACCCTGCGTATCGCCTGCCGTCCGTAGATGCGCGTCTGCCCCGCAGAAACAGCGACGCCAAATAA
- a CDS encoding ABC transporter permease subunit — protein sequence MTSALHKAGRRIKSRPGDRVFSCVNYVILTLVAFVTLFPFLDVVFTSVTPTEEIVLNAKAIIAVPQHPTLSHYRYILSGNRQMIDAMGVTVFRTVVGTLLSLALTALTAYPLSKRYLPGVGGIMKVFFFTMIFYGGMIPTFLVVKSYNMVDTIWALIVPEMLSVYNMIIMRTFFRSIPEELEEAARIDGCSEMKILLKIVLPLSMPVLASIGLFYAVWHWNAFFDAVLYITDRKLWPLQTLLREILLSTSISELQQGNLLADSMPPSTAVIAASIMISTIPIVCVYPFLQKHFVKGVMVGSVKG from the coding sequence ATGACAAGCGCTTTACACAAGGCGGGACGGCGCATCAAGTCCCGCCCAGGGGACCGCGTCTTCTCCTGCGTCAACTACGTCATCCTGACGCTGGTCGCGTTCGTGACGCTGTTTCCGTTTCTGGACGTGGTCTTTACATCTGTCACCCCGACGGAGGAAATCGTGCTCAACGCGAAGGCGATCATCGCCGTGCCGCAGCACCCGACGCTCTCGCACTATCGGTACATCCTCAGCGGCAACCGCCAGATGATCGACGCCATGGGCGTCACGGTGTTTCGCACGGTCGTGGGTACGCTGTTGAGCCTTGCGCTCACGGCACTCACCGCCTACCCGCTCTCCAAGCGGTACTTGCCGGGCGTGGGCGGCATCATGAAGGTCTTCTTCTTCACGATGATCTTCTACGGCGGCATGATTCCCACGTTTCTGGTCGTCAAGTCCTACAACATGGTCGATACGATCTGGGCGCTCATCGTGCCTGAAATGCTCAGCGTATACAACATGATCATCATGCGCACCTTTTTTCGCTCGATTCCGGAGGAGCTGGAGGAAGCCGCGCGCATCGACGGCTGCTCGGAGATGAAGATTCTGCTCAAGATCGTGCTGCCGCTCTCTATGCCGGTGCTGGCCTCCATCGGACTGTTTTATGCGGTGTGGCACTGGAACGCTTTCTTCGACGCGGTGCTCTACATTACCGACCGCAAGCTGTGGCCTTTGCAGACGCTGCTGCGGGAAATCCTGCTCTCCACCAGCATCAGTGAATTACAACAGGGCAACCTGCTGGCCGACAGCATGCCGCCTTCCACCGCGGTTATCGCGGCTTCCATCATGATTTCCACCATCCCGATCGTTTGCGTCTACCCGTTTTTGCAGAAGCATTTTGTCAAGGGCGTCATGGTCGGCTCTGTCAAGGGCTGA
- a CDS encoding ABC transporter permease encodes MVRAMKRTDRDLHKKPSLWATLLRYKYLYLMLIPGLAYVILFKYLPIAGNVIAFKDYKIFKGIWGSPWCGLDNFVRLFQSDNFYQIMGNTLIISFYKILIGFPIPILLALLINEVNSAAFKKTVQTVAYLPHFISWVVIASLASTLLSPNDGAINMVREQMGLNSIFFMGDSRYFRGVLVVSDIWKEMGWSAIIYLAALAGIPLDMYEAATIDGASKLQKLVYITLPSIVPTIIIMLLLRVGGILNAGFEQVFTMYNPSVYDVADIIDTYVYRVGIVQTKYGFSAAVGLFKSVIACVMVVSCNWLSGKAEQETLF; translated from the coding sequence ATGGTACGTGCGATGAAGAGAACGGACAGGGACCTGCACAAAAAGCCCTCCCTATGGGCTACGCTCCTCCGGTACAAGTACCTCTATCTGATGCTCATACCGGGCCTTGCTTACGTGATCCTGTTCAAGTACCTGCCCATCGCGGGCAACGTGATCGCGTTCAAGGATTACAAGATCTTTAAGGGGATCTGGGGCAGCCCCTGGTGCGGGCTGGACAACTTTGTCCGCCTGTTCCAGTCCGACAACTTTTATCAGATCATGGGCAACACGCTTATCATCAGCTTCTATAAGATCCTGATCGGCTTTCCCATTCCCATCCTGCTCGCGCTGCTCATCAACGAGGTGAACAGCGCCGCCTTTAAAAAGACCGTGCAGACGGTGGCCTATCTGCCGCACTTCATCTCCTGGGTCGTCATCGCCTCGCTCGCCTCGACGCTGCTTTCGCCAAATGACGGCGCGATCAACATGGTGCGCGAGCAGATGGGCCTGAACTCCATCTTTTTCATGGGCGACAGCCGCTACTTCCGCGGCGTGCTCGTCGTATCCGACATCTGGAAGGAGATGGGCTGGTCGGCGATCATCTACCTGGCCGCACTGGCGGGCATCCCGCTGGACATGTACGAGGCGGCGACGATCGACGGCGCCTCGAAGCTGCAAAAGCTCGTCTACATCACGCTGCCCAGCATCGTCCCCACGATCATCATCATGCTGCTGCTGCGCGTGGGCGGCATCCTCAACGCGGGCTTTGAACAGGTATTCACGATGTACAATCCCTCCGTTTACGACGTGGCGGACATCATCGATACCTACGTCTACCGCGTGGGCATCGTGCAGACGAAGTACGGCTTTTCCGCGGCGGTAGGCCTGTTTAAGTCGGTGATCGCCTGCGTGATGGTCGTCTCTTGCAACTGGCTGTCCGGCAAGGCCGAACAGGAAACGCTGTTTTAA
- a CDS encoding NUDIX hydrolase, whose amino-acid sequence MRSIDDARAVVMTDKIGRPPLALFSSIRYNDGMKYVQQIEAFQPSCEQERCDRALVLSLVQKDPALALTRGSAAAHMTASSMIFNPSRDRVLLAFHKLYQSWAWTGGHADGDGDLLAVALREAQEETGIVSVRPLSPDILTLDVLPVWGHVKRGAYVSTHLHLNVSYALVASEDQALYVRPDENEGVRWIEIDQLEQFVSEPEMLPVYRRLIASGRKLP is encoded by the coding sequence GTGCGATCGATAGACGACGCTCGCGCGGTCGTCATGACGGACAAAATCGGCCGCCCGCCCCTTGCTCTTTTTTCCTCCATCCGCTATAATGACGGCATGAAGTACGTACAACAGATTGAAGCCTTTCAGCCCTCCTGCGAGCAGGAGAGGTGCGACCGCGCGCTCGTCCTCTCCCTCGTTCAGAAAGACCCGGCGCTCGCCCTTACGCGCGGGAGTGCGGCCGCTCACATGACGGCCTCCTCCATGATCTTCAACCCCTCCCGGGATCGCGTGCTCCTGGCGTTTCACAAGCTCTATCAATCCTGGGCCTGGACGGGCGGCCACGCAGACGGGGACGGGGATTTGCTCGCCGTAGCGCTGCGCGAAGCGCAGGAGGAGACGGGCATCGTCTCGGTTCGTCCGCTTTCCCCGGACATCCTGACGCTCGACGTGCTGCCCGTCTGGGGGCACGTAAAACGGGGCGCCTATGTCTCCACACATCTGCACCTTAACGTTTCCTATGCGCTTGTCGCGTCGGAGGATCAGGCGCTTTACGTGCGCCCCGACGAAAACGAAGGGGTACGTTGGATCGAGATCGACCAACTGGAGCAGTTCGTCTCAGAACCCGAAATGCTGCCTGTGTATCGCCGCCTGATCGCAAGCGGACGTAAGCTGCCGTAA
- a CDS encoding PPC domain-containing DNA-binding protein — MNTFYAKPNGRFVILNLHKGEDVLECIQRETRKLDIRYGVVVSGIGALRRAVYHRITTLEDEPANEFLTVEAPIEMSALQGLIIDGEAHLHITCCSGDGAFAGHLEKGCEVQYLAEICVAEMTAEDITRRTGPFGVRFIEKK, encoded by the coding sequence ATGAATACCTTTTATGCGAAGCCAAATGGACGGTTTGTGATCTTAAATCTGCATAAGGGGGAGGATGTGCTGGAATGCATTCAGCGAGAAACACGGAAACTGGATATTCGCTATGGCGTCGTGGTCAGCGGAATCGGCGCGTTGCGCAGGGCGGTCTATCATCGGATCACGACGCTGGAGGATGAACCCGCAAATGAGTTTCTCACGGTCGAGGCGCCGATCGAGATGAGTGCACTGCAAGGGCTGATTATTGACGGAGAGGCGCATCTTCATATCACATGCTGCTCCGGGGACGGCGCATTCGCGGGGCATCTGGAAAAAGGATGTGAGGTTCAATATTTGGCGGAAATATGCGTTGCAGAAATGACGGCGGAAGACATAACGAGAAGGACCGGACCTTTTGGCGTTCGGTTTATAGAGAAAAAGTAG